The nucleotide sequence GGTAGGGTTTTATCGATTTTCTTAATCGTCAAAAGATTCTCGATGGAACGGAAACGGTGAAAACCCGTGACTGCCGTTCCGCGGCTGGAAAATTTCCCGACTGCCCAACGGCCCATGTCCACCATACGTTGGTCGTCAAGGGCCTTGCCGAACCGATAGAGCAGCAGTCCATCGGGAATCAGGGTAGGGTCGGCATCGGCAAAATTTACAAAATAGTTGCCATCGATGTGGACTTTGTAAAAATAAGCCCCCATATTTTTGATGAGCTGATTATCATAGATATTCACTTTTCCCTTCGTGGCTTCGTCCAGCATTTCGAGGCAGTCGTACACGCTGGCTCCGGCGGCGGTCCAGTAGCTGGGGCCTTCATCGCAGCCCCCGTCGTCGCCCAGACTATTGAGGTAGCGGTCCATATCGACCATAGCGTTATGAATCATGGATGCCCGGCGGCTTTGATCTTTTTCCAGCATGAGCGTGGCCGATATCCAGTTGGACATAATCCAGGGATTCCAGTTGTTGACCGGGCGGCTTGGACTGTTCCAGCCGTACTCGTCGCCGTGGGTAACCATGGGCGTAAAGAAGCGGACATTGGTTTCGTGGTAGATACGCTTACGCACCAACGGATTGATTTTATCCAGCTGATCGCCCACAAAATAGTCGGCCATTGCCAGAACGCTGGCGGTTTCGGCGGTGAAGAGATCCACGATCGGGCTTTCCACGTCGGGAAGGCCGGTGCGGCCGATGTGCGCAGGTACCCCCCAGTAGCTTTCTTCACAAATCGACCACACGCCGTTCAGGATGGCTTCGGTAAACCGCCCTTTGCCCTCCATGCTTTCGGCCAGAATGAGTTCCATGAGTGCATTGCGCTTACCAAATGAGATACCGCTGTGGCGTTCACGGTCGCCAGAGCGCACGAAATCCAGCGAAATGGAAGCCGAAATGGGTTGAAAAACGTAGTCGAGCTGGGCTTCCCCTGCCTCTACTACCTGGCTGAGTACGGAGTCGGGTACCTCGGTTTTCCACTGAGCCGCAGTGGTGGGGTAGGGCTTGTACTGGCCGTAGGGTACCAGCGCCTGTTGCACCTGCTCTTGGGTATATTTTTGGGCCAGGATATTGCGGGGAGTGATCTGGGCCTGTGCCAGAAAGCAGTTGCTCAGGAAGAGGGTAAGCAAAACGATTTTTTTCATGTGGGGCTAGGAATTGAAAATGCGAAAAATGGACTTTTGAGAAATAACCGTGGGCAGGTACCTACCTTGCTTTTTGATTCTCCAAAGTGAATACAAACTGGTCTTTGGTTTTCAGAGTCTTGTTGGTCAGCAAAATCCGTTGCACTGGATGCCCATCCCATTTGGTCTTGAAACTGCTGTACTCCATGCCCTCCGTTGATGGGAATTCGGTAGCCGCGCTCCACTGTTTGGGGTCATAGTGCAGTACGTAGGTCTGTCGGGTAGGGGTAGTCAATACGACCTTGCCGGGTACCTGCGTATCCACCTCGCAGATGGTCATGAACACCTGCTGAATGGCGGTCGGCTTTTGCCGCATGGTGTAGGCATCCGTGATTTCCAGGCGGTTCTTCTGGCGATTCAAGGCTACCTTCCGGTTCCAGGAAGCAAGGTCGGCTTCGTCAGGGTAAGCGTTGGCAATATTCATGTTCAGAACTGCCTCCTTTTCAGAAAGGGTACTGCTGACCTCCGTCGCTTCCGAAGAACGACCGGCCGACTGGCCGTAGCCATTGATTATGGGTAGATTATGGTGTTGCGACTGCGTGAACCACAACTCGTAGCGCTGGGGCGAAAACGTACGGGCGGTGTAGTTGCCGCGCCCGGCGTCGATGATCACCGGCTCGCCGTTGGCATAAAGCAGGAAATCGCCTACGTCGTTGTGGTTGTGACTCTCGGCATTGTGGCCACCGTGGGTAGCCAGCACAAAACCGTTGTCCGCCCGGGCGGTCATGACTTGGATATCCGAAATCCAGGCATCGCGCACAGGTACGTAGTCCGCAGCCGATGTACCCATATTCTTGATGGTGAGCAGATTTTCGAGACTGCGCGGCCGATGGTGACCATTCAGTTCCAGGGTACGTTCGGGAAATTTTCGGAAAGCCCATTGCCCCATACTTACCATCTGTGGGTCGTTGAGTGCTTTGCCAAAACGGTACAATAACAGCCCGTCGGGACGTAGCTTGGGGTCGGCGTCGGAAAAATTGACGAAATAATGGCCGTCGATATGGACTTTGTAAAAGTAGGAGGCCATTTTCTGGATGAGGGGCAGATCGTAGATCTGGATTTTCTGCCGGGAGGCATTGCCCAGCAGCTCGAGGCAGTCGTACACGCTGGCTCCGGCGGCGGTCCAGTAGCTGGGGCCTTCGTCGCAGCCACCATCTTCGCCCAGGCCGTTGAGGTACAGGTCGAGCCCCAGCATGGCCTGGTGGATCATATCGGCTCGTCGGTTTTCGTCCTGTTCCAGCATCAGGGTGGCCGATATCCAGTTGGACATAATCCAGGGATTCCAGTTGTTGACCGGGCGGGTGGTGCTCATCCAGCTGTACTGTCCCGAATGGGTAAGCATCGGCTCAAAGATGCGCCGGTTGGTTTCGTAGTATATCCGTTTGCGCACCAAAGGGTTGATGGCGTCGAGCTTGTCGCCCACAAAGTAGTCCGCCAAGCCCATCAGCGCCGCCGTTTCGGCGCTGAACAATTCCACCACCGGATTTTCCACGTCGGGCAGGCCGGTGCTGCTGATGTGCGCGGGTACCCCCAGAAACTTTCTTCGCAGATCGACCAGACCCCATTCAGGATGGCTTCCATAAAGCGACCCTTTCCCTCCACGCTTTCGGCCAGCAGCAGGTCGGTGAGGGCGTAACGTTTAGTATAGGCTACGCCCCGATGTCTTTCGCGATCGCCAGTACGTACAAAATCCAGCGAAACTGTGGCCGTGACAGGCTGAAAAGTATAGTCCAGGGCCGCCTCTCCCGCCTTGATCACCGCTTGCAGCACTGTATCCGGTACCACTTTTTTCCATTCGGCGGGAGTAGCGGGATAGGGATGGTACTGATTTTTAGGTATTAAGGCCTGCTTGACTTGGTTCAAAGCATATTTTTGCCTTAGGATGTTGCGGGGTGTCACCTGAGCCTGTGCCCATGAAACGAGCGCAAAGGCCGTCAAAAAGGAAAATAAAAATTTCATAGTTTTTCAAACGGGTGGAAGACAACCTATGGGTACCCTCCTACGGTTGCCACTGATTAAGGGGTTTATCGAACTTCTTACCAGTACTGACGACTTTTTGGGGCAAAAGACTTACTTGTAAAGCCTGGGATTTTCCGGAAGGTACCTCGTACTCGAAGCCAATCAGCAGGGTACCTTCGTTGGGAGCGTCGTAATCGGTGGTGGGAGCGGTGCTCCACGTTTGGAGTTTGGCGTCGGCCGGGTGGTCCACCCGGAGCGTGAGTTGCTGGCCATCTTTCGATAAAACCGCCAGATTATTGCCGTTGATTTTCACGTCGTCGGGAGCCAGCATCACCCAGCGTACTTTGGTGGTTTGATCGGGTACCTTTATCTCATCGCGCACTACCACAAAAGCATCGTCGACGATGCCAATTCCCCGCTGCGCGACGGCGAGTTGGCCTTCGTACACATCGGATAGGTCCGATACGGCAAATTTCAGTTGCTTGCTCTCGCCTGATTTCGTGATTTTGGCGTAGCCCTGCACCTTTTGGTACTGATCATTGACGGTGAGGGTATTGTGGATAAAATTGTTGTAGCGTTTCACCGTCCAGCGCTGGGCGTCCTGCTCTTTCCCCCAAATATTCATCCCTTTGGATTCCAGTGATTCGTATTCCTGACTTCCCAGATCCAGGGCCCAGCGTACACCATCGGCTTCCATCACAAATGAACCAATGTCCATATGGGCATGACTGGCCGAGGGGGTACCTGTTTTGAAACCCACATAAATGGCGTTCGGGTCGGTCCAGGAAGTGCGCATCAGCGCGACGGGACTTTTGCCCTGGCCGGTCCAGAGATTTTTAGTGGGTGGGGTAGCTTTGTCCAAGGGGGTACCTGCGCCCCAGATCATGATAGCGGGTAGCACGCGGTTTCGAGTGAAGCGCGCGGGATCGTCCTGCTGCAGGTACCCTTTTTCAATCCAGAGTAAGGAAGGGTCGTTGCTTTTCCGCGCAAACCAGAACATCGCCGGACTCAGGCTGCCGCGTCCTCCACCCGCATCGCTATAATTGAAAGAGTACCCCGTGGGGCCGGTCATGTTTTCGTAGTAGCGGGCGGTGGCCATGAAGCCGGGCTGCCGCGAAAGCCCGTAGTCGCTGCCAAAGGCTTTTTCCAGGGCGCTCAGAAACAACACCTGGAAGGTGGTGCCATAATTCCAGTAACCGTAGCCTTCGGGGTACGCGCCGTCCGGGGCCAGGTCTTCCAGGGGTAGCTTGATGGAGTTGATGGCCCGTTTGAAAAGCTGTTTGGCCAGATCGGGCTCGTCTTCGTACACCGCCAGGGCACCGAAGGTGATCCCCGCATTACATACCTGATTCCAGTTGTTGGTCGCCCGCAGCCAACTGTTGTATCGCTCATCCAGGGAAGTATTCAGCCCTTTTTCGATAATGGCCCGGCTGATCACCTGGCGTGATTGGGGCGAAAGGGTAGAGTAGGTCCAGTCGTACCCGATGGCCATCGCCATGGTCATTTCGCCTACATCGAGGTAGTGGGTGGGATTCCAGTCGCTGAAACCGGCGATGGCCAACATTTCTTTTTCGGCGCGTCGGGCGTACTTAACATCATCCGTCAGGCGGTAGGCGTAGCTCAAATAAAAAAGCCGCCGGAGGGCTTCCCGCGATTTGTCCAGCAGTCGCCGCCCGATCTGGATGCGTTCGATCGGGGGTAAGTCGATGAGATGATCCGATTCGGCCAAAATGGCTTCGTGTACCTTTCGCCAGTTGGGGTCGGTGTCGATCGTTTTTTGGATCTGCTTTTCTTCTCCCGCCATCATCAACAGGCGTGGGTGCTGCGCGGGCGGCTCGGGAATGGTCTGCGCGAGGGTGGTTAGGAATGGAAAAACAAGCAGGAAAATGGTTGAAAAGCCGCTCATTGTGGCCCGAAAGCGGATCATTTTTTTCATGGAGATTGGGATGTTTTGTATAAAAAAGAAAGCCGCCCCAACAGCAATTCTAATGCTATTGAGACGGCCTGTTTAATTATGAATGAAGGATGGAATGATAGATTTTTTATTCACTCATGCTATCATTCACTCATTCGCAATTAACCTTACTGCCAGCCCGGATTCTGTTTGATCTTGGGATTCTGGGCCAGCGTGTTGAGCGGAATAGGCCACAGGTAGTGCTTGGCCTCGTCGAAAACCGGAACGGCGAAGTCGGTACCCTGGTACACATCGATGTAGGTTTTGCCCGAAACGGGATCCTTCTTCGATTTTACGAGTGCTTTGGGATAACGGGCGATGGCGGCGGCGTCCCACAATATTCCCATCGCCGGAACCGTCAGTTTCTTGCCCTGCTTCCAGCGCATCAGGTCGGGGTACCTTTGCCCTTCCATGAACAACTCGATCCGGCGCTCGCGACGGATTTCCTGGATCAGCGGCGACACCCCATCCCCGGCGTAGCGTGGGTCCACAGGGACGTTGGCCATATCCAGGTGGGCCATCTTCACACGGTCGCGGAGTTTATTGATCGTTAGGTCCAGATCATTCTGCGTGATCGTTCCCAACTCGGCCTTGGCTTCGGCATTGATAAGCAGTACCTCGGCAAAACGCATAATGATGGCCGGTGATTCGCCGGTGTCGTAGGCTTTGCCGATCATGTCCGCGGCGTTATAATGCTTGATGATGTGGTAGCCCGTCGTCGTCGTAAAGCCACCCGTCATGCCGTTGAGCCGGGGTAAGGCAAGCCATCCCCCAGATGGTAGTTGTAGAAAGCGGCATCGGCCGGATGCAGGATCGTCTGCCGTAGCCGGGGGTCACGGTTCTCGAACACATCCTCGATCTTGGCGTCTCCCTTATACAGGGGCGAGAGGGAAATAGGCAGCCCGTCGGTGCAGAGGTAGTCTTCCACAAGGCTCTTGGTGGCTCCGCCCGTGTAGCTGAAATAGGACTGGATGTGGTTGGTATACACCCCTACCTTATACTTGCGCCAGTACATGACCTCGGGGTTGCCCGTCAGGTCCAGTATCCGGTGGTAGGCGTTGTAGTCGGTTTCGGGATGGCCAGTGGAATAGAGGCGGTAGGGGCCCTTGTCCATGATTTCCTGCGAAGCTTTGGCGGCTTCCTGAATCCACATGTTGGGGTCAGTGCCGCCATGGTACTTGCGGTAGGTACCTTCGAAGAGACAAATCCGGGCCTTGGCTAGCAGGGCCACCCAGCGGGTTACCCGACCGGGGGCACCGCCGTCGCCCCAGCTGGCGGGCAGTTTTTCGGTGGCGAAATTCAGGTCTTCCAGTATTTTTTTCATTGCTTCCTCGCGGGGAGTGCGCTCGGCGTAAAGCTCTTCCGAATCGATATTCAGGGAGCGCTCTACCCAGGGTACATCACCATATTTGGCCACTTTGTCGGCATAAAACCAGCCGCGGAACAGACGGGCTTCGGCGATGTACTTATCCTTAACCGCTTGCGTGACATTGGCACGGCCGTAGTTTTCCAGACCCACGTTGATGGCCCGGACAAAATCCCAACCCCGGTAGCCAAACCAGTCGGGATTGGAGGGAACGGTGTATTTGCCACTCCGGATCTGTTGAAAGAACAGGTGACGGGGTTCTAGGGGAGCCATGTTGTCCGAGAGTTCGTCCTGGTTCCAGATGCTGCCGAAGTGGCTGTCGAAGCCATTGTTGTGGCCCTGCAGAATAGGTACGTTGGGTTCTACCCGCACCAGATCGTAAATGCTGTTATTATATACCGCGAGGTCGTTCTCGGTGTTCCAGAAGGTAGCATTGGTAATGCGATCCAGGGGGTACCTTTCCAGGAAATCATCGTTGCAGGCACTGACCGCTACGGCCATCAGGCAGCCCAGACCCAGTTTTAAAAGTATCTTTTTCATAGTGATTAGTTTAAAAATCTGTTGGCTGATAGCGGTTGGCGCTTAGCTTATTTGAATAATTCCAAGGCACATATTTCCAGCAGAATGAAGCCATGAGCCATTGGCCAACAGCTATCAGCGGTGATTAAAATGATACATTGATTCCCAGGGTACCGATACGCTGCATAGGGTACTCGATGGTGGGCGTCTGAATGGTTTCGGGATCGAGCGGCTTGCGGATCTTGGTGATCTCGAACAGGTTCATGCCCGATACGAAAATCTGCGCCCGGCTCATGCCGACTTTACTCACCACATTAGTAGGCAGGGAGTAGGTGAGCGTGATATTCTTGGCCCGCATGTAGGCGGCGTTCTGCAGATAGCGCGACTGACCCTGCACGTTTTTCTTATCGCTGGTCGAGATGTGAGCGGCAGGGAAGTAGGCGTCAGGATTCTCGGGTGTCCAGGTGTCGGTGATGAAGTACTTCTCGACGTGACCCGCGTTGAAGGGATAGAACCAGTTCCAGTTGCCATTGTCAGGTAGGTAGTCGAGCTTGCCGATGCCCTGGAAGAAGGCCGTCAGCCGGAAGTTCTTGTAGGCCAGGCTGGCATTGATCCCGAAGGTATAGCGGGGCGTCGAATTCCCAATGATCTTGCGGTCACCCGGATCAGCCAGCGTATTCTTGCCGGGGCTGATGAAGCCGTCGCCATTCAGGTCGGCGTACTGGATATCGCCCGCCCGCCAGTTGTTACCAATGCGCGATTGGTCGGGAGCATTCTTGACGGCATCCTGGGTCTGGAAAATCCCCACCGTTTCGTACCCCCAGATTTCACCTAGCTTCTGGCCTACGTAGTAAATGCTGCTGTTGTTGGGCAGGGCCCCTGACGGATTCTCAAACTTGGTGATGGTAGCCTGGGCGTCGGCCAGGGCCAGCGTCACGTCATAGCTCCAGTCGGTTTTGATGCGGTCGCGCCAGGTCAGCGAGAGTTCCCAGCCCTTGGTACGCAGGTCTGCCGCGTTGGATTGGGGCGCGCTGGTACCCAGAATGTCGGGGTAGGAAACATTCATGAGCATGTTTTTGGTGTCGCGGGTATAGAGGTCGAACGAGAAATCAAGCCGACTCTTGAGCAGCGTCACGTCCAGGCCCAGGTTTTTGGAGGTCACGGACTCCCAGGTCAACGATGGGCTTACCAGTCCGGGGGCCGACACGTAAGGGATGGCGCTGGTCTGGAACATATAGGGCGACTGTCCGGTACCCATCGTGGATACGTAAGGATAGTAAATCTGATTGCCGTTTCTGTCGGCAATGGTCTGATTACCCAAGGTACCGTAGGAAGCGCGCAGCTTCAGGTTGTCCAACCAACTGGTGGTACCCGCCATGAAGCCTTCGTTGCTGAGCCGCCAACCCGCCGACACCGAGGGGAAGAAGCCAAAGCGGCTATCTTTGGGGAAACGCGAGGTGCCGTCGTAGCGGCCGTTGAATTCCACCAGATAGCGGTCGTCGTAGTTGTAGGTTAGGCGGTAGAAGACGCCCCGCAGCGCCACCTGTGACTTGCTGCCGTTCGTTTTTTGCACACCCGTGGTGGCGTTCAGGTCCGTCACGAGCGGAGTGATCAGCGAGCGGGCCTGGGCGTATACGTAGCGGTTAAGACCTCGTTCCTGGTTGAAGCCCACGAGCGCCGTGACGTTGTGTTTTCCCAGATTTTGTACCGTATACTCAGCAAAAGCATTCAACACGTAATACTGGTTGTAGGTATTCCGGTTCTCGATCCAGTCGTCGCCACTGAAACCGTTGCTGATCGGCGTCTTGGCCAGTAGGTTGGCATCCACAATGTCCACCTTGCTCTGCACGTCCTGATCCATCTGGTTGTAGAGGTTGTAGGAGAAATTACCGGTAACTTTCAAACCAGGCAGTGGTGTCAATGTCATGCCTTGCGTCAGCCAGATGTCATTCTTGGTGAATGTCTGCCGTCCGCCATCCTGCAGGTAAGGGAAGAAATTGGTACCGCCGAAGTACTTGCCGATGTACTGCGCGTATTGGTCGTGGTCGCCGGGCGTGACGTAATATTCCAGATCGGGAAACTGCACGGGCATGATCGGGTTCACCCGCGCCAGCGAATTGATGTTTACATCCCAGTTGTAAAAGTGGGGCTTGTCGCTATTCTGTGAGTTGAACACCACCTTTTCGTCAAAGCTGAGCCAGTCGTTTACCTTAAAATCGGCCTTCATCAGGATGTTGTAGCGCTTGAACTTCTCGTTGTTCATGCGCAGGTACCC is from Salmonirosea aquatica and encodes:
- a CDS encoding heparinase II/III domain-containing protein encodes the protein MKKIVLLTLFLSNCFLAQAQITPRNILAQKYTQEQVQQALVPYGQYKPYPTTAAQWKTEVPDSVLSQVVEAGEAQLDYVFQPISASISLDFVRSGDRERHSGISFGKRNALMELILAESMEGKGRFTEAILNGVWSICEESYWGVPAHIGRTGLPDVESPIVDLFTAETASVLAMADYFVGDQLDKINPLVRKRIYHETNVRFFTPMVTHGDEYGWNSPSRPVNNWNPWIMSNWISATLMLEKDQSRRASMIHNAMVDMDRYLNSLGDDGGCDEGPSYWTAAGASVYDCLEMLDEATKGKVNIYDNQLIKNMGAYFYKVHIDGNYFVNFADADPTLIPDGLLLYRFGKALDDQRMVDMGRWAVGKFSSRGTAVTGFHRFRSIENLLTIKKIDKTLPAYDKVQDAWLSDIQVLTARDADADFFLATHGGHNAESHNHNDVGDFILYSRGEPVIIDAGRGNYTARTFSAQRYELWFTQSNYHNLPIINGVGQKAGREFEATEASSTINDKEAVLNMNIAKAYPAEAGVASWKRRVALNRAKNQVEILDDYVMQQKPTTIQEAFMTIADVDTSTPGVVSLTTPDRQTFVLKYDPKKWSASSDFPSTEGMEYRSFKTKWSGHPVQRILLTNKDLSQKGKHSFVLSKN
- a CDS encoding RagB/SusD family nutrient uptake outer membrane protein, which codes for MTGGFTTTTGYHIIKHYNAADMIGKAYDTGESPAIIMRFAEVLLINAEAKAELGTITQNDLDLTINKLRDRVKMAHLDMANVPVDPRYAGDGVSPLIQEIRRERRIELFMEGQRYPDLMRWKQGKKLTVPAMGILWDAAAIARYPKALVKSKKDPVSGKTYIDVYQGTDFAVPVFDEAKHYLWPIPLNTLAQNPKIKQNPGWQ
- a CDS encoding SusC/RagA family TonB-linked outer membrane protein, giving the protein MKKNATRKSGRILLRYAVACLSLIPPLGNVSYAHPSDTNASRSESPKRLINGTVNDENGGGLPGVSVVIKGTTRGTTTNGEGKFQIDVPNDNTTLVFSFVGYASREVEVGTQSVINVSLAIEDKVLSEVVVVGYGTQQKVNLTGAVGVADAKRLENRPIANAGEGLQGVIPNLNIGIRNGDPSQPTTFNIRGYQSINGGAPLILVDNVPMDINRINPNDIESISVLKDASAAAIYGARAAFGVVLVTTKSGKAGKVQVNFGAQTSLAKPIFNMDVVTDPYEFVQARNMANMRTSGSPSYNEDFVAATKKYSENPIPANEWGVVNGTLQYYGFNHYQDKIMTDYAPTNQQDLSISGGGDKSKFFFSLGRYSKDGYLRMNNEKFKRYNILMKADFKVNDWLSFDEKVVFNSQNSDKPHFYNWDVNINSLARVNPIMPVQFPDLEYYVTPGDHDQYAQYIGKYFGGTNFFPYLQDGGRQTFTKNDIWLTQGMTLTPLPGLKVTGNFSYNLYNQMDQDVQSKVDIVDANLLAKTPISNGFSGDDWIENRNTYNQYYVLNAFAEYTVQNLGKHNVTALVGFNQERGLNRYVYAQARSLITPLVTDLNATTGVQKTNGSKSQVALRGVFYRLTYNYDDRYLVEFNGRYDGTSRFPKDSRFGFFPSVSAGWRLSNEGFMAGTTSWLDNLKLRASYGTLGNQTIADRNGNQIYYPYVSTMGTGQSPYMFQTSAIPYVSAPGLVSPSLTWESVTSKNLGLDVTLLKSRLDFSFDLYTRDTKNMLMNVSYPDILGTSAPQSNAADLRTKGWELSLTWRDRIKTDWSYDVTLALADAQATITKFENPSGALPNNSSIYYVGQKLGEIWGYETVGIFQTQDAVKNAPDQSRIGNNWRAGDIQYADLNGDGFISPGKNTLADPGDRKIIGNSTPRYTFGINASLAYKNFRLTAFFQGIGKLDYLPDNGNWNWFYPFNAGHVEKYFITDTWTPENPDAYFPAAHISTSDKKNVQGQSRYLQNAAYMRAKNITLTYSLPTNVVSKVGMSRAQIFVSGMNLFEITKIRKPLDPETIQTPTIEYPMQRIGTLGINVSF
- a CDS encoding heparinase II/III domain-containing protein, with the translated sequence MENPVVELFSAETAALMGLADYFVGDKLDAINPLVRKRIYYETNRRIFEPMLTHSGQYSWMSTTRPVNNWNPWIMSNWISATLMLEQDENRRADMIHQAMLGLDLYLNGLGEDGGCDEGPSYWTAAGASVYDCLELLGNASRQKIQIYDLPLIQKMASYFYKVHIDGHYFVNFSDADPKLRPDGLLLYRFGKALNDPQMVSMGQWAFRKFPERTLELNGHHRPRSLENLLTIKNMGTSAADYVPVRDAWISDIQVMTARADNGFVLATHGGHNAESHNHNDVGDFLLYANGEPVIIDAGRGNYTARTFSPQRYELWFTQSQHHNLPIINGYGQSAGRSSEATEVSSTLSEKEAVLNMNIANAYPDEADLASWNRKVALNRQKNRLEITDAYTMRQKPTAIQQVFMTICEVDTQVPGKVVLTTPTRQTYVLHYDPKQWSAATEFPSTEGMEYSSFKTKWDGHPVQRILLTNKTLKTKDQFVFTLENQKAR
- a CDS encoding heparinase II/III domain-containing protein, with amino-acid sequence MKKMIRFRATMSGFSTIFLLVFPFLTTLAQTIPEPPAQHPRLLMMAGEEKQIQKTIDTDPNWRKVHEAILAESDHLIDLPPIERIQIGRRLLDKSREALRRLFYLSYAYRLTDDVKYARRAEKEMLAIAGFSDWNPTHYLDVGEMTMAMAIGYDWTYSTLSPQSRQVISRAIIEKGLNTSLDERYNSWLRATNNWNQVCNAGITFGALAVYEDEPDLAKQLFKRAINSIKLPLEDLAPDGAYPEGYGYWNYGTTFQVLFLSALEKAFGSDYGLSRQPGFMATARYYENMTGPTGYSFNYSDAGGGRGSLSPAMFWFARKSNDPSLLWIEKGYLQQDDPARFTRNRVLPAIMIWGAGTPLDKATPPTKNLWTGQGKSPVALMRTSWTDPNAIYVGFKTGTPSASHAHMDIGSFVMEADGVRWALDLGSQEYESLESKGMNIWGKEQDAQRWTVKRYNNFIHNTLTVNDQYQKVQGYAKITKSGESKQLKFAVSDLSDVYEGQLAVAQRGIGIVDDAFVVVRDEIKVPDQTTKVRWVMLAPDDVKINGNNLAVLSKDGQQLTLRVDHPADAKLQTWSTAPTTDYDAPNEGTLLIGFEYEVPSGKSQALQVSLLPQKVVSTGKKFDKPLNQWQP
- a CDS encoding RagB/SusD family nutrient uptake outer membrane protein, which codes for MKKILLKLGLGCLMAVAVSACNDDFLERYPLDRITNATFWNTENDLAVYNNSIYDLVRVEPNVPILQGHNNGFDSHFGSIWNQDELSDNMAPLEPRHLFFQQIRSGKYTVPSNPDWFGYRGWDFVRAINVGLENYGRANVTQAVKDKYIAEARLFRGWFYADKVAKYGDVPWVERSLNIDSEELYAERTPREEAMKKILEDLNFATEKLPASWGDGGAPGRVTRWVALLAKARICLFEGTYRKYHGGTDPNMWIQEAAKASQEIMDKGPYRLYSTGHPETDYNAYHRILDLTGNPEVMYWRKYKVGVYTNHIQSYFSYTGGATKSLVEDYLCTDGLPISLSPLYKGDAKIEDVFENRDPRLRQTILHPADAAFYNYHLGDGLPYPGSTA